The genomic stretch TTCAGGGTTACGCTTCTTGAAACCTATCGTGCGTGCCCTTATAGGTATTATCTTTCATCCGTTCTGGGTTTCCAGGCTTCTCAAGAACCCAGCGAAGAACCTGAGGCCAGATTCCTGGGAACCGTTGTACACAGGGTGCTTGAGAAACTAATGCGTTTATTGCCAGCCTCGTCTGCAATGGAGGAGAAGTTTCTGGAACTCTTGACTGCTGAACTCGATAATCTCAACATCAACCCGTTTGTCAAATTATGGATAGAAGATTGGGTCCGTTCGCGCATGGACTGGTTCATATCCGAGGAGGAGGTTCGCATTGATAAAGGATGGATGCTTGATCCAGAGTGGCTCGAGAAGGATTTGACTCTCTATTTCGAGGACAAGGGATATACACTCAAGGGGAGGGTGGACAGGGTAGACTGGAGGGATAGTAGCGCAAGGGTAATAGACTACAAGACCGGCAAGGAGAAGGGTTTCAAAGGAAAGCTGGAAAGAGGAGAATCCCTTCAGTTACCGCTCTACTGCCAGATGATAAGACTCAGTGCGAAAGCAAACGTTTCTTCATTCGCTCTATACGATTTTAATGAATCAAGAGTCGAGGAGATAGCGGACCCCGAAGCATTCATCCGCAAAGCTATGCAAGTGGCCTCGGAATGCATCTCGGACATAAGACGGGGCCTATTCAGCGTACCGGAAAAAAAGCCGGAAGCTTGCTATTTCTGCGAGTACAGTGAGATGTGTTCATGAAGAAACAGGGATATTCAAGCTCAATCCACCCTTCCCACCTGGACGTTAAAAAAAGTCTTGTTGTATCATCACCCGCAGGTTCAGGAAAGACCCAAAAGCTTGCAGAGCGCTATGTGGCGCTTCTTGGGGAAGGAGTGCTGCCTGAGCGTATACTCGCCATTACATTTACTGAAAAAGCGGCAGCAGAGATGAAGGAGCGCATCCTTAAACTGCTCAGAGAGAGCGCTCCCGATTTGCATGAAGCCTTGAAAACCAAGTTCTCACGCTTCAGGATATCGACTGTTCATTCTTTTGCGCTTTCAGTTCTTGACCGTTTTGCCTTCGATTTGAATCTTTCACCAAGCCTTAAGATTCTTGACGCACCTGAAGCGGAACTGGTGAGAGATGAGGTTTTACGTGAGGGGCTTATCGAGTTAGGTGCAGGTGAAAAAGAGACCTCTTTACTGGTCAGACATTTGACTTTAATGGAGGGCTGGACGCGGCTTTGTTCACGAATACGCTCCCTTTTCCAGCAGATTCCGCAGAGTTATCTGGCATTTGAGGATGTTAAATCCCCAATTCCTCAAGCGTACGATTCTGCATGGGCGCAACTTAAACAAGAGTGGGGTGAAGGGTTCTGGCAGGCCTCAGGCTTTGAATCAATTCCTGCTCCGGAAGACGAGATAGGTCATATGCAAGGTTTGAGAAGAATAATGCCCGGCATAGCCGCAAACTTCCTTACGAAACAAGGTTTCTTGCGAAAAAGGATATCAAGAAACAATTCTCATGTAGCCGATAAGGCCGAATCTTTCGGTAGGTATTACGCGGTCTATCTCGTTTGGCGCTCCTTTTCCTTAACTAAAGGGATAATAACGCTCTTTCGCCACTTGTCTTTAAAATATGAAGAGCGGAAGAGAAAGGAGAAGGCGCTTGATTTTGGTGATCTTGAATACAAACTCTACTGGGTTCTCTATCACTCCCACAACTGGTCAAACATTCTGATGAGTTTTGATGAACAAACCGACCACATCCTTCTGGATGAGTTTCAGGATACCAACGGGCTTCAATGGGCAATAGCATCAAAGCTTGTCGAGGAGTGGCGCTCAGGATTGGGAGCAAAAAGGGAGATAGGCAAAACACCGACCTTGTTCCTTGTAGGTGACGTCAAACAATCCATATACCTTTTCAGGGGCGCCAACGTTGAGGTCTTCGAGCGAGCCAAGAGACAGATGAAGGAATGGATGCAGGAATCGTTTTCGATGGTTGTCATCCGCGAGAACTATCGGAGCCTGCCGTTGATAGTCGATTTCGTGAACGCTCTTTTTGCAAGGATAATGGACGGAAAAGGTGAAGACTGGCGCACTAAATACGAGGATTTTTCTTCGAGACGAACAGCCGATGATAAAGGGCATGTGGAGCTTCTACTTACTAATATGGAACCTGAAGCACTGACAAAAGAGCAAAAAGAAGCTGAAGCGCGCAACATTGCCTTAAGGATCAACGAGATCAAAGGTAAGCTTAAGGTCTACGATAAAGAGGAAGGGGAAGAGAGAGAAAGGGTATGCCGGTACGAAGACATCACAATACTTCTAAGAAGCCGGACGCATCTTGAAAGATACGAGGAGGCGCTTCAAGCTTACGGCATTCCCTTCGTCGTGGTTGGAGGCACAGGTTTTTACTCTTCACTTGAGGTTATACTGCTGAGGCAGCTCGTTGCTTTTTTATCCAACCCCTGTGATTCTCTTCGCCTGTACGGTGTGCTCCGTTCGGAACTTTTCAGGCTCGATGAATCAAGGATAATGAATTTGGCATTCCATGAAGGCATGAATCTCTGGGAAAAGCTTTCCATAAGCACAGCCCCGATAGAAAAGGAAGCCTTCGCGAGCCTCCTAAGATATTCAAAGAAGGTCGATTCGGAACCCTCGTCCATGCTGGTTGAAGAGATACTGAAGGAGAGGGGGTTTTGGTCTTGTCTCAATTCCGACCAACAGGCAGAGAACGTTCGTAAGTTTTTGAGAATACTTGAAGGTTTTGATGAGGAGGGGCTGTCGTTAATACGCATCTCGGAAAGACTTGAAAGAATGAGCACAAGGCAGGATGAACCTAAGGCTGCCGTGAATACCGAAGGCAGGGATGCCGTAAGGATAATGACCATTCACGGCGCAAAGGGGCTTGACTCAAAGGTTGTATTTCTTGCAGGTCTTGAGGAACCTTTTTCCAAGAGAAAGGACTTTCTTACTCGAAGAGAGGAGGGTGAGCGGGTGGTTTTCATGTTTACGGATCCTTTGAATAAAGAGCATCCCGAAAAGCTTCTCTGGGAAGCAAAACTAGCCGAGGAGCAGAAAAGACTCTTTTATGTCGCTTCAACAAGAGCAAGAGATGCGCTTTTCCTTTCAGGTGTCTGGACATCCAAGGCCACAGGATGGCTTTCCTACATGGTTGAAGGTCTCGGGCTTCGCGAGACTGAAAAAGGACTTCAACTCGTCGAAGCGCCGAAAGGCGTGATGGTGAACATTAAAAAGCCTCCGCCGGAGCACATTCCTGAGAAACCTGAGGCTTCTGAAGTAACTGAACGCAAAGCTATTCTTGAACGTTTGTGGCAAAGTGGCGAAAAAACGTACACTCGCGTCAGTGACGAGTATGAGGAAAACTACCACGAGTCAGGGGGGCTATTGAGATTCGGAGAGATTATCCACGTTATACTTGACAGAATATCAAGGGGTACGATTGAGCCGACACAAGACGACATCATGCGTGGTTTGCGGTCAATAATGCTTTCAATGGGTTTTGCTCCTTCAAGTATTCCAGCCTACCAGTGCCGTGTGATGGAACACGTGGAACTTCTCAGGGCGTCCGGTTTTCTTGAGCGGTTTATCACGCCTGGAGAAAACTCTGCTAGTGAAGTCCCATTTCTGCTCAGGGAAGGAAACAATATGATATCCGGACGGATAGACAGGGTGTTGATAAAACCTGAAGGTCTTGTTATAATCGACTACAAATCGTTTCCGTCGAATTTCGAGGATTCAGATAAACTCACAGAACAGATAAGGTGCTATGCAAGGGCCGCACAAGAGATATGGAAGAAGCCTCTTCTGGCTTGTTATATTCTATTTACTGCAGATGCCTGTCTTAAGGAGGTTATAATTGAGTAAAAGAGCATTTGTTGCGATTGTGGGACCGCCTAACGTCGGAAAATCTACGCTTCTCAACTCATACCTCGGAATGAAGCTTTCCGCCGTATCGCCGCGACCGCAGACTACGGCTCAAAACATTCTCGGCATCATGACGACGAACGAAGGCCAGCTTGTTTTCCTTGATACCCCAGGGCTTGTTCAGCGTTCAGGAGCCATTTACGAATTCATGAGAGGCCAGATAGACTTGGCTCTGGCTGATGCCGACATTGCGCTTGTCATGGTAGAGGCAGGGTATGAGCCTTCCGACGAATTCGCCATATTTGTGCGTTCGCTCAAAAAAATCGTCGTTCTGGCAATCAATAAAGTCGATCTTGTTAAAGATAAGCTTGAGCTTCTTCCTCTTATCGAACGCTACAAAGAGCTGGGTCTCCTCGAGATTCATCCCGTATCGGCTCTTTCGAGCGACGGTTTAACCCCTCTCCTTAATACGCTTATGGTGCTTGCTCCTGAAGGAGAACCTTACTTCCCGGCCGAGGCGCCGACCACTTATCCCATGAGATTTTTTGCGGCTGAGGCGCTGAGGGAGTCGCTTTTTGAGCTTTACGGAGAGGAGATTCCCTATTCGGTGTTCGTAGAAATTGACGAGTACAGGGAGCAGGAGGGCCGCAAGGATTATATTCGCGCGATTCTTTATGTCGAGCGTGAATCGCAGAGACCCATCATTTTGGGTAAAGGTGGAGCGGCAATAAAAAGGCTTGGAACCAGGGCGAGGCAGAAGATAGAGGCTCTATCCACAAGGCCTTGCTATCTCGAGCTTCACATCAAGGTGGCGAAGGACTG from bacterium encodes the following:
- a CDS encoding UvrD-helicase domain-containing protein, with the translated sequence MKKQGYSSSIHPSHLDVKKSLVVSSPAGSGKTQKLAERYVALLGEGVLPERILAITFTEKAAAEMKERILKLLRESAPDLHEALKTKFSRFRISTVHSFALSVLDRFAFDLNLSPSLKILDAPEAELVRDEVLREGLIELGAGEKETSLLVRHLTLMEGWTRLCSRIRSLFQQIPQSYLAFEDVKSPIPQAYDSAWAQLKQEWGEGFWQASGFESIPAPEDEIGHMQGLRRIMPGIAANFLTKQGFLRKRISRNNSHVADKAESFGRYYAVYLVWRSFSLTKGIITLFRHLSLKYEERKRKEKALDFGDLEYKLYWVLYHSHNWSNILMSFDEQTDHILLDEFQDTNGLQWAIASKLVEEWRSGLGAKREIGKTPTLFLVGDVKQSIYLFRGANVEVFERAKRQMKEWMQESFSMVVIRENYRSLPLIVDFVNALFARIMDGKGEDWRTKYEDFSSRRTADDKGHVELLLTNMEPEALTKEQKEAEARNIALRINEIKGKLKVYDKEEGEERERVCRYEDITILLRSRTHLERYEEALQAYGIPFVVVGGTGFYSSLEVILLRQLVAFLSNPCDSLRLYGVLRSELFRLDESRIMNLAFHEGMNLWEKLSISTAPIEKEAFASLLRYSKKVDSEPSSMLVEEILKERGFWSCLNSDQQAENVRKFLRILEGFDEEGLSLIRISERLERMSTRQDEPKAAVNTEGRDAVRIMTIHGAKGLDSKVVFLAGLEEPFSKRKDFLTRREEGERVVFMFTDPLNKEHPEKLLWEAKLAEEQKRLFYVASTRARDALFLSGVWTSKATGWLSYMVEGLGLRETEKGLQLVEAPKGVMVNIKKPPPEHIPEKPEASEVTERKAILERLWQSGEKTYTRVSDEYEENYHESGGLLRFGEIIHVILDRISRGTIEPTQDDIMRGLRSIMLSMGFAPSSIPAYQCRVMEHVELLRASGFLERFITPGENSASEVPFLLREGNNMISGRIDRVLIKPEGLVIIDYKSFPSNFEDSDKLTEQIRCYARAAQEIWKKPLLACYILFTADACLKEVIIE
- a CDS encoding GTPase Era, giving the protein MSKRAFVAIVGPPNVGKSTLLNSYLGMKLSAVSPRPQTTAQNILGIMTTNEGQLVFLDTPGLVQRSGAIYEFMRGQIDLALADADIALVMVEAGYEPSDEFAIFVRSLKKIVVLAINKVDLVKDKLELLPLIERYKELGLLEIHPVSALSSDGLTPLLNTLMVLAPEGEPYFPAEAPTTYPMRFFAAEALRESLFELYGEEIPYSVFVEIDEYREQEGRKDYIRAILYVERESQRPIILGKGGAAIKRLGTRARQKIEALSTRPCYLELHIKVAKDWRKDDGFVRRATKPPEAYLPE